One genomic region from Ornithinimicrobium flavum encodes:
- a CDS encoding SPFH domain-containing protein, with protein MSTVRTTDAPDVDRSTGGDPAGRPVGAAGTRVDITERAAWSIDGFLALVVSLAVLGVAARLLVVGGIAADAGEGGASALVGGGVLGLAGLLLLASLTIVAPGQTKVIQFFGRYFGTVRRPGLRMVVPLSTRRNVSVRVHNFETNELKVNDADGNPINIAAIVVWQVADTAKATFAVEEYEDFVAVQAESALRHVAMSHPYDNDATEVTLRGDTDVISAELATEVAERIVLAGLEVIEVRISALAYAPEIAQAMLQRQQASAIIAAREKIVDGAVGMVDSALRQLESQDIVELDDERKAAMVSNLLVVLCSERGTTPVVNTGSLYT; from the coding sequence ATGAGTACCGTCCGCACCACCGACGCTCCAGACGTCGACCGTTCCACCGGTGGCGATCCCGCCGGGCGCCCCGTCGGGGCGGCCGGGACGCGGGTCGACATCACCGAACGGGCCGCCTGGTCCATCGACGGCTTCCTGGCGCTCGTCGTCTCCCTGGCCGTCCTGGGGGTGGCGGCACGGCTCCTCGTCGTCGGGGGGATCGCCGCCGACGCCGGCGAGGGGGGCGCGTCGGCCCTCGTGGGCGGCGGCGTCCTGGGGCTGGCGGGCCTGCTGCTCCTGGCCTCGCTCACCATCGTCGCCCCGGGCCAGACCAAGGTCATCCAGTTCTTCGGGCGCTACTTCGGCACCGTGCGTCGGCCGGGCCTACGGATGGTGGTCCCGCTGAGCACGCGCCGGAACGTCTCCGTCCGGGTGCACAACTTCGAGACCAACGAGCTTAAGGTCAACGACGCCGACGGCAACCCCATCAACATCGCCGCCATCGTGGTCTGGCAGGTGGCCGACACCGCCAAGGCGACGTTCGCGGTGGAGGAGTACGAGGACTTTGTGGCCGTGCAGGCCGAGTCCGCCCTCCGTCACGTGGCGATGAGCCACCCCTACGACAACGACGCTACTGAGGTGACCCTGCGGGGCGACACCGACGTCATCTCCGCCGAGCTCGCCACCGAGGTCGCCGAGCGCATCGTGCTGGCCGGCCTGGAGGTGATCGAGGTGAGGATCTCGGCCCTGGCCTACGCCCCGGAGATCGCCCAGGCCATGCTGCAGCGCCAGCAGGCCTCCGCGATCATCGCCGCCCGGGAGAAGATCGTCGACGGGGCGGTCGGGATGGTGGACAGCGCCCTGCGGCAGCTCGAGAGCCAGGACATCGTGGAGCTGGACGACGAGCGCAAGGCCGCGATGGTCTCCAACCTGCTCGTGGTGCTCTGCTCGGAGCGGGGGACGACCCCGGTCGTCAACACGGGGTCCCTCTACACCTGA
- a CDS encoding ATP-dependent DNA helicase UvrD2, which produces MTVPDPGRILDSLDPEQREVASAPLGPMAVLAGAGTGKTRAITSRIAYGVASGAYSARQVLAVTFTARAAGEMRTRLRGLGVQGVQARTFHSAALRQLQYFWPQAVGGAPPSVVAQKVPAIAEAAGRLRLGLDRTALRDVAAEVEWAKVSMLTPQTYAARARREGRAVADLDATAVSRLMETYHEVCAERHVIDFEDVLLLTVGVLAEHEAVAAQVREQYRHFVVDEYQDVNPLQQKLLDLWLGPRADLCVVGDPAQSIYSFTGASAEHLLTFATRHEGTRTVRLVRNYRSTPQVVGLANLVLGGAGQAPSRRGAGTLVAQRRDGPTPVLTSYADDEAEAEGVAAGVAAALADGVAASEIAVLFRTNGQSQVLESALSRAGIPYLVRGGERFFSRPEVRSALVLLRGAVRGDDGSAPLGELVRDVLAGAGWSPSPPDGGAARERWESLQALAVLADQLATQSPAARLGDLVVELDRRAQEQHAPTVEGITLASLHAAKGLEWDAVFLVGCSEGLLPITLADTPERVEEERRLLYVGVTRARDRLTISWAQARSPGARSTRSVSRFLAPAADVLGPDAGAGGVTGGRRTRRRPSPRAPRPCRTCGTALSTAQERKIGRCSSCPATYDEETFEALRQWRSTTAIEASVPAYVVFTDATLIAIAETEPPDLVALQQISGVGARKLEKYGPDVLRILDRHRPSGD; this is translated from the coding sequence GTGACCGTGCCGGATCCCGGCCGCATCCTCGACTCCCTGGACCCCGAGCAGCGGGAGGTGGCGTCCGCCCCGCTGGGGCCGATGGCGGTGCTCGCGGGCGCGGGGACGGGAAAGACCCGCGCCATCACCTCCCGGATCGCCTACGGCGTCGCGAGCGGGGCCTACAGCGCCCGTCAGGTGCTTGCCGTCACCTTCACGGCCCGGGCGGCCGGGGAGATGCGGACGAGGCTGCGCGGCCTCGGAGTGCAGGGCGTCCAGGCCCGCACCTTCCACTCCGCCGCGCTGCGCCAGCTGCAGTACTTCTGGCCGCAGGCCGTGGGCGGCGCCCCGCCCTCCGTCGTGGCGCAGAAGGTGCCGGCCATCGCCGAGGCGGCCGGCCGGCTCCGCCTGGGCCTGGACCGGACGGCCCTGCGCGACGTCGCCGCGGAGGTCGAGTGGGCCAAGGTGTCCATGCTCACCCCCCAGACCTACGCCGCCCGCGCCAGGCGGGAGGGGCGGGCCGTGGCCGACCTGGACGCGACCGCGGTGTCGCGGTTGATGGAGACCTACCACGAGGTGTGCGCCGAGCGTCACGTCATCGACTTCGAGGACGTCCTGCTGCTGACGGTCGGTGTCCTGGCCGAGCACGAGGCCGTGGCGGCGCAGGTGCGCGAGCAGTACCGCCACTTCGTCGTCGACGAGTACCAGGACGTCAACCCCCTGCAGCAGAAGCTGCTCGACCTCTGGCTGGGCCCCCGCGCCGACCTGTGCGTGGTGGGGGACCCGGCGCAGTCGATCTACTCCTTCACCGGCGCCTCGGCCGAGCACCTGCTCACCTTCGCCACCCGTCATGAGGGGACCCGCACCGTCCGTCTCGTGCGCAACTACCGCAGCACCCCGCAGGTGGTCGGTCTGGCCAACCTCGTGCTGGGTGGTGCCGGGCAGGCGCCGTCGAGGCGGGGGGCAGGCACCCTGGTGGCCCAGAGACGAGACGGCCCGACGCCCGTGCTCACCTCGTACGCGGACGACGAGGCCGAGGCCGAGGGGGTCGCGGCGGGGGTGGCCGCCGCGCTCGCCGACGGTGTCGCGGCCAGTGAGATCGCGGTGCTGTTCCGCACCAACGGTCAGTCCCAGGTCCTGGAGTCGGCGCTGTCCCGGGCTGGGATCCCCTACCTCGTCCGCGGGGGGGAGCGCTTCTTCTCGCGTCCGGAGGTGCGGTCGGCGCTGGTCCTGCTGCGGGGCGCCGTGCGCGGTGACGACGGGAGCGCCCCCCTGGGTGAGCTGGTGAGGGACGTGCTCGCGGGTGCGGGCTGGTCGCCGTCCCCGCCGGACGGCGGTGCGGCCCGGGAACGCTGGGAGAGCCTGCAGGCGCTCGCGGTCCTGGCCGACCAGCTCGCGACCCAGTCACCGGCCGCGCGCCTGGGGGACCTGGTCGTGGAGCTGGACCGCCGCGCGCAGGAGCAGCACGCCCCGACGGTCGAGGGGATCACGCTCGCGTCCCTGCACGCCGCCAAGGGGCTGGAGTGGGACGCGGTCTTCCTCGTGGGGTGCAGCGAAGGGCTCCTGCCCATCACGCTCGCCGACACCCCGGAGCGGGTGGAGGAGGAACGCCGGCTGCTCTACGTCGGCGTCACCCGGGCCCGGGACCGGCTGACGATCAGCTGGGCCCAGGCCCGTTCCCCGGGGGCCAGGTCCACCCGCAGCGTGTCCCGGTTCCTCGCACCGGCGGCCGACGTCCTGGGCCCCGACGCGGGCGCGGGCGGGGTCACGGGGGGCCGGCGTACACGGCGCCGTCCCTCCCCGCGGGCACCCCGCCCGTGCCGCACCTGCGGGACAGCACTCAGCACCGCGCAGGAGCGCAAGATCGGACGATGCTCGAGCTGTCCCGCGACCTACGACGAGGAGACCTTCGAGGCCCTGCGGCAGTGGCGCAGCACGACCGCGATCGAGGCGTCCGTGCCCGCCTACGTCGTCTTTACCGACGCGACGCTCATCGCCATCGCCGAGACCGAGCCCCCCGACCTCGTTGCCCTGCAGCAGATCTCGGGGGTGGGGGCGCGCAAGCTGGAGAAGTACGGCCCGGACGTGCTGCGGATCCTGGACCGGCACCGGCCCTCGGGGGACTGA
- the nudC gene encoding NAD(+) diphosphatase: MSRTDETFLDLALSRSTVDRSAALRADGGAVATALADGSARVLPLRDGAAPVRPGPPPRLDLRPPRPGDESLTPWLLGVREGVTYLAVDQTASEASPDESGPAATGAHGTTDDGVQVTWQSLREVGAELDDTDAGLLTTATALAEWHRRHGHCPRCGSRTTIEQGGWVRRCPVDGSEHHPRTDPAVIMAVTDPANRLLLATGVHWPEGRVSVLAGFVEAGESLEAAVAREVKEEAGLTVSAVSYRGNQPWPFPASLMVGYRARVERTELVLDPGELRSAGWYTQAELGEAVTAGRLTLPTKVSIARRLIEEWFGGPVPEPEVPNR, from the coding sequence GTGAGCCGCACCGACGAGACCTTCCTGGACCTGGCGCTGTCCCGGTCGACCGTGGACCGCTCGGCCGCGCTGCGTGCCGACGGTGGCGCGGTGGCCACCGCCCTGGCCGACGGATCCGCGCGCGTCCTGCCGCTGCGGGACGGTGCGGCCCCGGTCCGCCCGGGGCCGCCGCCCCGGCTGGACCTCCGCCCTCCCCGCCCCGGGGACGAGAGCCTCACGCCCTGGCTGCTGGGCGTGCGCGAGGGGGTCACCTACCTCGCGGTGGACCAGACGGCGTCCGAGGCGAGTCCCGACGAGTCGGGTCCGGCCGCGACCGGTGCGCACGGGACCACCGACGACGGGGTCCAGGTCACGTGGCAGTCGCTGCGCGAGGTCGGCGCCGAGCTGGACGACACGGACGCGGGTCTGCTCACCACCGCGACGGCGCTGGCCGAGTGGCACCGTCGGCACGGCCACTGCCCGCGGTGCGGGTCCCGGACGACCATCGAGCAGGGCGGATGGGTCCGTCGGTGTCCGGTCGACGGCTCCGAGCACCACCCTCGGACCGACCCGGCCGTCATCATGGCGGTCACCGACCCGGCCAACCGGCTGCTGCTCGCGACCGGTGTGCACTGGCCCGAGGGGAGGGTCTCCGTCCTCGCGGGCTTCGTGGAGGCGGGGGAGTCGCTGGAGGCGGCGGTCGCCCGCGAGGTCAAGGAGGAGGCTGGCCTGACCGTCTCCGCGGTCTCGTACCGCGGCAACCAGCCCTGGCCGTTCCCCGCCTCCCTGATGGTCGGCTACCGCGCCCGGGTCGAGCGCACCGAGCTGGTGCTCGACCCGGGAGAGCTGCGGTCGGCGGGCTGGTACACCCAGGCGGAGCTGGGGGAGGCCGTGACCGCCGGGCGCCTGACCCTGCCGACGAAGGTGTCCATCGCTCGTCGGCTCATCGAGGAGTGGTTCGGCGGTCCGGTCCCCGAGCCCGAGGTGCCCAACCGGTGA
- a CDS encoding phosphotransferase, with amino-acid sequence MRSDLALAALASAAVPGMKPVAVAGVVRTDDPDHQQAVVEDATGRRWLVRSPLTPVAGARLRRGDELVRQLSRHVPFKVPAPVGYASVGQDGHAVVYPHVEGFPLDLTHLPAGTGLASAVGRTVAAIHNIPRGVFEEQDVPVFDSAGCRQRLIADVDRAAETGRVPTGLLARWEEAFDAAPLWQFATVPVHGAFRGATVLVAFGDEDAASGRVVAVTDWEDAMVADPAIDLAELYANASPAAWESVLDAYALARAQRPDAYLHARARLVAETSRLRGLARAVTEQDEHLSRRIVESLRRMDRLTEDDDSLVPVTARGAGSVRGARPSAGLPDAGVVDGPVPQGDAPGSPCTKVGSPAGRVTGRPSRLIVSEPPRTRGLSRLAGAPPRGPTVPRWRWTRTGRPRCPWSVP; translated from the coding sequence ATGCGCAGCGACCTGGCCCTGGCCGCCCTGGCGAGCGCCGCCGTGCCGGGCATGAAACCGGTGGCCGTCGCCGGGGTCGTCCGGACCGACGACCCCGATCACCAGCAGGCGGTGGTCGAGGATGCGACCGGCCGGCGGTGGCTGGTCCGCTCCCCCCTGACCCCTGTCGCGGGGGCCCGGCTGCGCAGGGGTGACGAGCTGGTGCGTCAGCTGTCCCGGCACGTCCCGTTCAAGGTGCCCGCCCCCGTCGGGTACGCCTCGGTCGGGCAGGACGGCCACGCCGTCGTCTACCCCCACGTCGAGGGGTTCCCGCTCGACCTCACCCACCTGCCCGCCGGGACCGGACTGGCCAGTGCCGTGGGCCGGACCGTGGCCGCCATCCACAACATCCCCCGCGGGGTGTTCGAGGAGCAGGACGTCCCGGTCTTCGACAGCGCCGGCTGCCGGCAGCGCCTCATCGCGGACGTCGACCGCGCTGCCGAGACCGGGAGGGTGCCCACCGGTCTGCTCGCCCGCTGGGAGGAGGCCTTCGACGCCGCCCCGCTCTGGCAGTTCGCGACGGTGCCCGTGCACGGGGCCTTCCGGGGGGCCACGGTCCTGGTGGCCTTCGGGGACGAGGACGCCGCGAGCGGCCGGGTGGTGGCCGTCACCGACTGGGAGGACGCGATGGTGGCCGATCCGGCGATCGACCTCGCGGAGCTCTACGCCAACGCCTCACCCGCTGCGTGGGAGTCGGTGCTGGACGCCTACGCCCTCGCGCGGGCGCAGCGCCCCGACGCCTACCTGCACGCCCGCGCCCGCCTGGTGGCCGAGACGAGCCGGCTCCGCGGGCTGGCTCGGGCGGTCACCGAGCAGGACGAGCACCTGAGCCGCCGGATCGTGGAGTCTCTCCGCCGGATGGACCGGCTCACGGAGGACGACGACTCCCTCGTGCCGGTGACCGCCCGCGGCGCCGGGAGCGTGCGAGGCGCGAGGCCCTCCGCCGGCCTGCCGGACGCCGGGGTGGTCGACGGGCCGGTCCCTCAGGGTGACGCGCCGGGCTCACCCTGCACGAAGGTGGGGAGCCCGGCTGGGCGGGTGACGGGCAGGCCGAGCAGGCTGATCGTGTCGGAGCCGCCGAGGACGAGGGGGTTGTCGAGGTTGGCGGGGGCGCCCCCGAGGGGACCGACCGTCCCGAGGTGGCGGTGGACGAGGACCGGACGGCCGAGGTGCCCGTGGTCGGTGCCCTGA
- a CDS encoding ATP-dependent helicase, protein MSAVPARWPEPRHSAVELSALLGTPTPTEEQRLVIEAAPMPAVVVAGAGSGKTETMAARVIWLVANGFVEPQDVLGLTFTRKAALELGARLTGKLRQLRDAGVVSAGREEGDAGRSDAFDLPTISTYHAYAGRLVAEHGLRLGVEPDAVLLSEAACWQIAHDVVHSYEGEMPGMTAAASTVVRAVLALSGELGEHLVEPSEAVAYLSRLADRLEDLPHEGRPLKVGAATAEDLRVQTLVYPLVERYRQAKAARGALDFGDQMALAARLARDVPDVGTGERTRFRAVLLDEFQDTSEAQMVLLTSLFGGHPLPVTAVGDPHQSIYGWRGASATTLTRFPQEFAVDGATAPVLQLSTSWRNTQRVLEAANAVAAPLREATLVPVSTLRPRPDAGQGSVEAARLLDTGEEAEHVAEWVHHQWQDPRVRTAAVLCRARAQFPVIVEALRRRGLPVEVVGLGGLLDTPEILDLVAVMWVAQEPTRGDQVMRLLTGPVCRLGAADVDALWAWAREQARDPRDGTPTEHEHAAVLAEVLDHLPPRGWVGREGQVVSPVVANRVAWLARVVRRVRSLTGLPLADLVVETERMLGLDIEVASDPDLHPAWGRAPLDALAEVAAGFSSGADRPTLGGFLSWLDAAREHERGLEDAPHEVPELAAVDVDRGAVQVLTVHAAKGLEWDAVAVPGLAEGTFPSVRAVAKAVEGGWQVPEPAERGWLAGVGKLPTELRGDRLGRPDVAWWTVPDTRRLRSELEEVALERGRFSVQEERRLAYVAFTRARDRVLLTVPVWSTGLRPRVTSRFLLEALGSGAVDEGVWVPMPDPDEPDQCVNPRAADAASADWPLEPGARREAVRGVAAALLTSGVAAPEGQVALPLALDPWDRTLELLLAEREERRRVPRDPDIPEHLSTSALVELAADPVSFRRRLRRPLPSAPAPHARTGTAFHAWVEAHYSSASLVDLHEVDGADGWEATADMERLQQAFLDSEWADRTPLEVEVALETTLAGRTVRGRIDAVFPDPDGGVTVVDWKTGAPGTPQQQRTRSWQLAVYRLAYARLTGRDPALVRAAFFYARTGQTVRPDLPDDEELEALVTEVVGGHDEEG, encoded by the coding sequence GTGAGCGCCGTGCCGGCGCGGTGGCCAGAGCCCCGTCACTCCGCGGTCGAGCTGTCGGCGCTCCTGGGCACCCCCACCCCCACCGAGGAGCAACGACTCGTCATCGAGGCCGCGCCGATGCCAGCCGTCGTCGTGGCGGGGGCCGGTTCGGGCAAGACCGAGACGATGGCCGCACGGGTGATCTGGCTGGTGGCCAACGGCTTCGTCGAGCCGCAGGACGTGCTCGGGCTGACCTTCACCCGCAAGGCCGCGCTGGAGCTGGGGGCCCGGTTGACGGGCAAGCTGCGCCAGCTGCGGGACGCGGGCGTGGTGTCGGCAGGCCGCGAGGAGGGCGACGCCGGCCGCTCCGACGCCTTCGACCTCCCGACGATCTCGACCTACCACGCCTACGCCGGGCGGCTGGTGGCCGAGCACGGCCTGCGCCTCGGGGTGGAGCCGGACGCCGTGCTGCTCTCCGAGGCGGCCTGCTGGCAGATCGCCCACGACGTGGTGCACTCCTACGAGGGGGAGATGCCAGGGATGACGGCGGCCGCCAGCACGGTGGTCAGGGCGGTGCTGGCGTTGTCCGGTGAGCTGGGGGAGCACCTGGTCGAGCCGTCCGAGGCCGTCGCCTACCTCTCCCGCCTGGCTGACCGCCTGGAGGACCTTCCCCACGAGGGGCGCCCGTTGAAGGTGGGGGCCGCGACGGCGGAGGACCTGCGGGTCCAGACCCTGGTCTACCCCCTCGTCGAGCGCTACCGGCAGGCCAAGGCCGCCCGCGGAGCCCTCGACTTCGGCGACCAGATGGCGCTCGCCGCCCGACTGGCCCGCGACGTCCCGGACGTGGGGACAGGGGAGCGCACGCGTTTCCGGGCGGTGCTCCTGGACGAGTTCCAGGACACCTCCGAGGCTCAGATGGTGCTGCTGACGTCGCTGTTCGGCGGCCACCCGCTGCCGGTGACGGCCGTCGGGGACCCGCACCAGTCCATCTACGGCTGGCGCGGTGCCAGCGCCACCACGCTCACCAGGTTCCCCCAGGAGTTCGCCGTCGACGGCGCCACCGCACCGGTGCTGCAGCTGAGCACCTCCTGGCGCAACACTCAGCGGGTCCTCGAGGCGGCCAACGCCGTGGCCGCACCGCTGCGGGAGGCGACGCTGGTGCCGGTGTCCACCCTGCGCCCCCGACCGGACGCCGGGCAGGGATCGGTGGAGGCGGCGAGGTTGCTCGACACCGGCGAGGAGGCCGAGCACGTCGCCGAGTGGGTGCACCACCAGTGGCAGGACCCTCGGGTCCGGACGGCCGCCGTCCTGTGCCGGGCCCGCGCGCAGTTCCCGGTGATCGTGGAGGCGTTGCGCAGGCGGGGCCTGCCCGTGGAGGTCGTCGGCCTCGGGGGGCTGCTCGACACCCCGGAGATCCTCGACCTCGTGGCGGTGATGTGGGTCGCCCAGGAGCCCACCCGCGGTGACCAGGTGATGCGGTTGCTCACCGGCCCCGTCTGCCGGCTGGGCGCCGCCGACGTGGACGCCCTCTGGGCCTGGGCCCGTGAGCAGGCGCGGGACCCGCGGGACGGCACCCCCACCGAGCACGAGCATGCCGCGGTCCTGGCCGAGGTGCTCGACCACCTCCCGCCCCGTGGCTGGGTCGGTCGCGAGGGGCAGGTCGTGTCCCCGGTCGTCGCAAACCGGGTGGCCTGGCTGGCCCGGGTCGTGCGCCGCGTCCGGTCCCTGACCGGGCTTCCGCTCGCCGACCTGGTCGTCGAGACCGAGCGCATGCTCGGCCTCGACATCGAGGTCGCGTCCGACCCGGACCTGCACCCCGCCTGGGGTCGGGCACCCCTCGACGCGCTGGCGGAGGTCGCCGCCGGGTTCTCCTCCGGCGCCGACCGTCCCACGCTGGGCGGCTTCCTGAGCTGGCTGGACGCGGCGCGGGAGCACGAGCGCGGGTTGGAGGACGCCCCCCACGAGGTCCCCGAGCTCGCGGCCGTCGACGTCGACCGCGGTGCCGTCCAGGTGCTCACCGTGCACGCGGCCAAGGGCCTGGAGTGGGACGCCGTCGCGGTGCCGGGGCTCGCCGAGGGGACCTTTCCCTCCGTGCGTGCGGTGGCCAAGGCGGTGGAGGGCGGGTGGCAGGTCCCCGAACCGGCCGAGAGGGGCTGGCTGGCCGGGGTGGGGAAGCTGCCCACCGAGCTGCGCGGCGACCGTCTGGGACGTCCCGACGTGGCGTGGTGGACCGTGCCGGACACCCGTCGGCTGCGCAGCGAGCTGGAGGAGGTCGCTCTCGAACGGGGGCGGTTCTCGGTGCAGGAGGAGCGCCGGTTGGCCTACGTCGCCTTCACCCGCGCCCGCGACCGGGTGCTGCTGACCGTCCCGGTGTGGTCCACGGGCCTCAGGCCCCGGGTGACGTCGAGGTTCCTCCTGGAGGCGCTCGGGTCCGGAGCCGTCGACGAGGGCGTCTGGGTGCCGATGCCCGACCCTGACGAGCCCGACCAGTGCGTCAACCCGCGCGCTGCGGACGCGGCGAGCGCGGACTGGCCCCTGGAGCCGGGGGCCCGGCGTGAGGCCGTGCGCGGTGTGGCCGCGGCACTCCTGACGTCGGGGGTGGCGGCGCCGGAGGGTCAGGTCGCGCTGCCCCTCGCGCTCGATCCCTGGGACCGGACCCTCGAGCTCCTGCTCGCCGAGCGGGAGGAGCGACGCCGGGTCCCTCGGGACCCTGACATCCCGGAGCACCTGTCGACCTCGGCGCTCGTCGAGCTCGCGGCCGACCCGGTGTCCTTCCGGCGACGGTTGCGCCGTCCCCTGCCCTCCGCCCCGGCGCCGCACGCCCGCACCGGCACGGCGTTCCACGCCTGGGTCGAGGCCCACTACTCCTCCGCGAGCCTCGTCGACCTGCACGAGGTGGACGGCGCCGACGGGTGGGAGGCCACCGCGGACATGGAGCGGCTGCAGCAGGCCTTCCTCGACAGCGAGTGGGCGGACCGGACCCCGCTCGAGGTCGAGGTCGCCCTCGAGACGACGCTCGCCGGGCGGACCGTGCGGGGGCGGATCGACGCCGTCTTCCCCGACCCCGACGGCGGTGTCACCGTGGTCGACTGGAAGACGGGTGCGCCGGGCACTCCCCAGCAGCAACGGACCAGGTCCTGGCAGCTGGCGGTCTACCGGCTCGCCTACGCCCGGCTGACCGGGCGCGATCCCGCCCTGGTACGCGCCGCCTTCTTCTACGCGCGCACCGGGCAGACGGTCCGACCCGACCTGCCGGACGACGAGGAGCTCGAGGCGCTGGTGACTGAGGTCGTCGGGGGCCACGACGAGGAGGGCTGA
- a CDS encoding RecB family exonuclease, producing the protein MQDGVWPDLRLRDTLLGAEALVAACQGRAVGGPEAWRAAQAQVRDDELRQFHVAVTRARDRLLVTAVSSTDEQPSAVLDLVDPGFRDRPPADAEPPLTLRGLVGELRRAAVGAHRAGDRPARDRAVQLLRRLAQEEVPGADPSSWWDAREVSSDRPVTADRPVRVSPSRVQTFLECPLRWFLTSRGADPGGGAGAAELGTLVHDIVADHPSASLAELTAQLDLRWPDLGLPAGWVADGERRRAQEMLTRYVAYSEQARLEGRELVGTELDLAVSVPPETPEHGHGVRLVGTVDRLERDGDGRLVVVDLKTGKTKPSADEVRDHPQLAAYQVAVEAGAFGAAGSGGALLAQLGGRGSVVQAQAPLAEAPDPAWARTVLLEAGAGMGAGRFVARDMGRSCRTCPARFSCPVAAEGGQR; encoded by the coding sequence GTGCAGGACGGCGTGTGGCCGGACCTGCGGCTGCGGGACACCCTCCTCGGGGCGGAGGCGCTGGTGGCCGCCTGCCAGGGGCGCGCGGTGGGTGGGCCCGAGGCCTGGCGCGCCGCACAGGCCCAGGTGCGCGACGACGAGCTGCGCCAGTTCCACGTCGCGGTCACCAGGGCCCGCGACCGGCTGCTGGTGACGGCCGTCTCCAGCACCGACGAGCAACCCTCCGCCGTGCTGGACCTGGTGGACCCCGGCTTCCGCGACCGTCCACCGGCCGACGCCGAGCCCCCGCTGACGCTGCGCGGTCTCGTGGGCGAGCTGCGGCGTGCCGCCGTGGGTGCGCACCGGGCGGGGGACCGGCCCGCACGGGACCGTGCGGTCCAGCTCCTGCGGCGGCTCGCCCAGGAGGAGGTGCCCGGCGCCGACCCGTCGTCCTGGTGGGACGCCCGCGAGGTCTCCTCCGACCGACCGGTCACCGCCGACCGGCCGGTCCGGGTCTCGCCGTCCCGGGTGCAGACGTTCCTCGAGTGCCCGCTCCGGTGGTTCCTCACCTCGCGCGGAGCCGATCCGGGCGGAGGAGCGGGGGCGGCCGAGCTCGGCACCCTGGTGCACGACATCGTCGCCGACCACCCCTCGGCCTCGCTGGCCGAGCTGACCGCCCAGCTGGACCTGCGCTGGCCGGACCTCGGGCTGCCCGCGGGGTGGGTCGCCGACGGGGAGCGGCGCCGCGCGCAGGAGATGCTGACCCGCTACGTCGCCTACAGCGAGCAGGCCCGGCTCGAGGGTCGGGAGCTCGTCGGGACCGAGCTCGACCTGGCGGTGTCGGTCCCCCCGGAGACGCCCGAGCACGGGCACGGCGTCCGCCTCGTCGGCACCGTCGACCGGCTGGAGCGGGACGGCGACGGCCGACTGGTCGTGGTCGACCTGAAGACCGGTAAGACCAAGCCGTCCGCGGACGAGGTGCGGGACCACCCGCAGCTGGCGGCCTACCAGGTGGCCGTGGAGGCGGGGGCCTTCGGGGCCGCCGGCAGCGGGGGCGCGCTCCTGGCCCAGCTCGGGGGGAGGGGGTCGGTCGTGCAGGCCCAGGCGCCGCTCGCCGAGGCGCCGGACCCCGCGTGGGCCCGCACCGTGCTGCTGGAGGCCGGCGCGGGTATGGGGGCGGGCCGGTTCGTCGCGCGGGACATGGGGCGGTCGTGCCGCACCTGTCCCGCGCGGTTCAGCTGCCCCGTCGCCGCCGAGGGGGGCCAGCGGTGA
- a CDS encoding TetR/AcrR family transcriptional regulator — translation MRTLVHRGGPVTLSAPSGPPTRLPRAQRRVLLIDAARAAFTEGGYHATAMDDIAERAGVSKPVLYQHFDSKLDLYLAITRDVAGEIVSTVESALASTDDNAARIVACLTSFFSSIDQPGSGYPLLLRSDLIHEPTVAELLDDTRRACGEAIGRVLAADTDLSWQECVLVGTTVAGLAQTAAQHWFDHQDELTREHAIELTTRLVWRGLGGVPARGGAAAG, via the coding sequence ATGAGGACGCTCGTCCACCGAGGAGGTCCGGTCACCCTGTCCGCCCCGTCAGGTCCCCCCACCCGGCTGCCCCGCGCGCAGCGCCGGGTCCTGCTGATCGACGCCGCCCGGGCCGCCTTCACCGAGGGCGGCTACCACGCGACGGCGATGGACGACATCGCCGAACGCGCCGGGGTGAGCAAGCCCGTGCTCTACCAACACTTCGACAGCAAGCTCGACCTCTACCTGGCCATCACCCGGGACGTCGCGGGCGAGATCGTCAGCACGGTCGAGAGCGCTCTGGCCTCCACCGACGACAACGCCGCCCGGATCGTGGCGTGTCTCACCAGCTTCTTCTCCTCCATCGACCAGCCCGGTTCCGGCTACCCCCTGCTCCTGCGCTCGGACCTGATCCACGAGCCCACGGTGGCCGAGCTGCTGGACGACACCCGGCGCGCCTGCGGCGAGGCGATCGGACGGGTGCTGGCGGCCGACACCGACCTGAGCTGGCAGGAGTGCGTGCTCGTCGGCACCACGGTGGCCGGCCTGGCCCAGACCGCGGCGCAGCACTGGTTCGACCACCAGGACGAGCTCACGCGTGAGCACGCCATCGAGCTCACGACCCGGCTGGTATGGCGCGGGCTGGGGGGCGTGCCCGCGAGGGGCGGAGCGGCCGCGGGCTAG
- a CDS encoding DUF3107 domain-containing protein — translation MEVRIGIRDVAREVAFESAQTPSQVRSAVADALASGTAMLELEDDKGRTVLVPTSALGYIEIGAQEKGRVGFGSH, via the coding sequence GTGGAGGTCCGCATCGGCATCCGGGACGTCGCCCGAGAGGTGGCCTTCGAGTCCGCCCAGACCCCCTCGCAGGTCCGCTCGGCCGTGGCCGACGCCCTCGCGTCGGGCACGGCGATGCTCGAGCTCGAGGACGACAAGGGTCGTACCGTGCTGGTCCCCACCTCCGCGCTCGGCTACATCGAGATCGGCGCCCAGGAGAAGGGACGCGTCGGCTTCGGCTCGCACTGA